The nucleotide sequence TGTAAGCTATCGTCTGTTCTTTGTTCTCAGTACGATTTATCACTAATACACTCACTACATATACGTCTCAGCTAGAATCCTGAACATCTTCTACAATACAATCCCACATGGTTCCTTTCCATCTTTATCTTCTAGCGCGAAGATACCAACCCGTTAATGAAATGGCGTGTAATCACATCTCTGTGATCTTTCTTACACATTTTATACAAAGGCCTTTTCTCCACTGTTTAATGTGTCATCTTTTCATACTATATCTCTGTATTACTTTTTCATTATTATCAAGTAACACAGTTCTACAAAAGTTTTTTGTGTatcttttgttttatgttttacacaGTTCTCAAAATCACACATTCTCTGCATCTAACTGAAGTTGGTTAGTTAGAGAATCTTCACTTCACAACCGAAATTGTCAGTGAATATTTATACATTTTCTAAGCTCATTAGAGCATGGAAGGTAGTGAACGTTGTCGGGTGCTCCAGGCGACTTACTCTTGAGCTCCTTCCCGTCGGCCGTACAGTTGTTTTCGTCGTTCTCCAGCAGGCACTGGGCGTACTTGTTGAGCAGGCGGTCGTTGGCGAGGATCTCGTCCAGGTTGACGTTGTCGTACTTGGTGGTGTACTTCTCCTCCGCGGCGGCGACCACAATGATGGCCAGTGCCGAGACGAGTACCAGGGCGGCCTTCATGTCTGCTGGGAGGTGAGTCTGCAGTGCGGGGTTCACAGCTGATGTGCACACTCTCCTGCTGCCAGTATATATATACAGCAGGCGGGTCCC is from Schistocerca cancellata isolate TAMUIC-IGC-003103 chromosome 6, iqSchCanc2.1, whole genome shotgun sequence and encodes:
- the LOC126190648 gene encoding ejaculatory bulb-specific protein 3-like is translated as MKAALVLVSALAIIVVAAAEEKYTTKYDNVNLDEILANDRLLNKYAQCLLENDENNCTADGKELKSVIPDALSNECAKCNEKQKEGTKKVLKHLINHKPDLWAQLKAKYDPDGTYSKKYEDREKELHQ